The Paenibacillus uliginis N3/975 genome has a window encoding:
- a CDS encoding WecB/TagA/CpsF family glycosyltransferase, giving the protein MKQTTTIPSVSIFGIPFSKLNMNDTVKHLTEAVISGRPHQVITANPIMVMAALDDPEYKKMMQNADLIVPDGSGIVWAAGVGGDPLTERVTGFDMLHELMKVGENYRWKFYLLGTTPEVIQEAAERLQMQYPAAIIAGYRDGFFGPEQDDEVIEGIRAVSPDLLFVARGADTQEPWIARYKERLGVPVMMGVGGSFDIISGKSKRAPKVFQKLRLEWFYRLLKEPTRFKRMLALPKFAVKVLREKEKVTKTN; this is encoded by the coding sequence GTGAAGCAGACAACTACGATTCCGAGCGTTTCAATTTTCGGTATACCTTTTTCCAAGCTGAATATGAATGATACGGTAAAACACTTGACGGAAGCGGTCATTTCCGGCCGTCCACATCAGGTGATTACTGCTAATCCGATTATGGTGATGGCTGCATTGGATGATCCGGAATATAAGAAAATGATGCAAAACGCTGATTTGATTGTTCCTGACGGTTCCGGTATCGTATGGGCAGCGGGGGTAGGCGGTGATCCGCTTACGGAACGTGTTACCGGATTTGACATGTTACATGAATTGATGAAAGTCGGAGAAAACTATAGATGGAAGTTCTACTTGCTTGGAACAACGCCTGAAGTGATTCAGGAAGCAGCCGAGCGGTTACAAATGCAATATCCGGCAGCTATTATTGCCGGCTATCGTGATGGTTTTTTTGGACCGGAACAAGATGATGAGGTCATTGAAGGTATAAGAGCGGTATCTCCTGATTTACTGTTTGTTGCCCGTGGGGCTGACACACAGGAGCCATGGATTGCCCGTTACAAGGAACGTCTCGGTGTACCTGTCATGATGGGTGTTGGCGGCAGTTTTGATATTATTTCGGGTAAGTCCAAGCGGGCCCCCAAGGTATTCCAAAAGCTGCGGCTGGAATGGTTTTATCGTTTACTGAAGGAACCAACCCGGTTCAAAAGAATGCTTGCGCTCCCGAAATTCGCAGTTAAAGTGCTGCGCGAGAAAGAAAAAGTCACTAAAACTAACTAA
- a CDS encoding glycosyltransferase family 4 protein, producing the protein MVTIYIIGFVVSLVLALFLTPLVKKFAIKVGAVDVPDARKVHTRIMPRLGGLGIYLAFVLGLIAVLPFIPESLSVRDANFLKAFLIGGSMIVLIGALDDRFQLSAKVKFLAQIVAACVVVFGFNITVDFVNIPFQDSYSMLESWISIPLTIFWIVGVTNAINLIDGLDGLAAGVSAIAIGTILVMSFLMGNTTVALICLLLLGAIIGFLFFNFHPAKIFMGDAGSLFLGFSLAMLSLLGFKQIAIVSFITPLIIIGVPLSDTFFAIIRRKIQKKPIFAPDKGHLHHCLRELGFSHRQTVLVIYGISGFFGVLAVIQSSAAMHEANWVTFVVICIMMFFMQIGAEVIGLVGKTKRPLLGLINRLRVKTNAESRTK; encoded by the coding sequence ATGGTAACGATATACATCATCGGGTTTGTCGTGTCTTTAGTACTCGCTCTGTTCTTGACACCGCTCGTGAAGAAATTCGCGATAAAGGTTGGCGCTGTGGACGTTCCTGATGCCCGGAAAGTGCATACACGAATCATGCCCCGGCTGGGCGGATTAGGAATTTATCTGGCTTTTGTCCTTGGATTGATCGCCGTGCTCCCTTTTATTCCGGAAAGTCTGTCCGTGCGCGATGCGAATTTTCTGAAGGCATTTCTGATTGGCGGATCCATGATCGTGCTGATCGGAGCATTGGATGACCGCTTTCAGCTGTCAGCAAAAGTAAAGTTTTTGGCTCAGATTGTTGCAGCGTGTGTCGTCGTATTTGGATTTAATATTACTGTTGATTTTGTTAATATACCTTTCCAGGACAGTTATTCAATGCTGGAAAGCTGGATATCTATCCCGCTTACGATTTTTTGGATTGTCGGTGTAACGAACGCTATTAACCTGATTGACGGACTGGATGGTCTGGCAGCCGGCGTCTCCGCTATTGCCATCGGCACCATTCTGGTCATGTCCTTCTTGATGGGCAACACGACAGTAGCATTGATCTGTCTGCTCTTGCTTGGTGCAATTATAGGATTTCTATTCTTTAACTTCCATCCGGCCAAGATCTTTATGGGGGATGCAGGCTCGTTGTTCCTTGGTTTCAGTCTGGCCATGCTGTCCCTGCTTGGTTTTAAGCAGATCGCGATTGTCTCCTTCATTACGCCGCTGATCATTATCGGTGTGCCTTTGTCGGATACTTTCTTTGCGATCATTCGTCGGAAGATTCAGAAGAAGCCGATCTTTGCTCCGGATAAAGGGCATTTGCATCACTGCCTGCGCGAACTTGGCTTTAGCCATCGTCAGACCGTGTTGGTTATTTATGGGATCTCTGGATTCTTTGGTGTGCTGGCTGTTATTCAGTCCTCGGCGGCCATGCATGAAGCGAACTGGGTCACTTTTGTAGTTATCTGTATTATGATGTTCTTTATGCAGATCGGTGCTGAGGTTATCGGATTGGTTGGCAAGACCAAGCGTCCGTTGCTCGGATTGATTAACCGGTTGCGTGTGAAGACGAACGCGGAGTCCCGGACGAAATAA